From a single Glycine soja cultivar W05 chromosome 19, ASM419377v2, whole genome shotgun sequence genomic region:
- the LOC114399307 gene encoding tRNA (guanine-N(7)-)-methyltransferase non-catalytic subunit wdr4-like yields MSMESESKNDTEVAPALIAVHPDQSSVAVAVGPHLRVFDLLSGSAASLTDDSDCAPLHKNNIRAIRFGAKGKLFVSAGDDKTVKVWSTQSWRCITTVSSEKRVTAVAISNDGTFVCFADKFGVVWVVDVDPPLHDKKPAPLLSHYCSIITSLEFSPDGRFILSADRDFKIRVTNFPQKPLNGAHQIQSFCLGHTEFVSCLAFIQAQECPQGLLLSGSGDSTVRLWNIDSGALLDTCEVAIKAGLLESNGKAEEHGHAVIDLCTVLDGLIVAVAIQSLQGIVLLSCNVCAQTLSFAKVVSVAGEAFVPTCLGSSPSIRKLWMVTGVSGLPGCNYLSLARVRVISGIDVEQEPVVPGDDNIPGGEKLLETLQGSASVDDSAFLATAEAVKTAMCNLLIKKQYPSENREYRKKSRNDRKLKG; encoded by the exons ATGAGCATGGAATCCGAATCCAAGAACGACACCGAAGTCGCTCCGGCCTTAATCGCCGTTCACCCCGACCAATCCTCCGTCGCCGTCGCTGTGGGCCCGCACCTCCGCGTCTTCGACCTCCT TAGCGGTTCTGCAGCTTCTTTAACCGACGATTCTGATTGCGCCCCGCTCCATAAGAACAACATCAGAGCCATTCGCTTCGGCGCCAAAGGAAAACTATTCGTGTCCGCCGGTGACGATAAAACAGTCAAGGTCTGGTCAACACAGTCCTGGCGTTGCATCACCACCGT GTCCTCCGAGAAGAGAGTTACTGCAGTTGCAATTAGCAACGACGGAACATTCGTGTGCTTCGCCGACAAATTCGGCGTTGTTTGGGTTGTGGATGTTGATCCTCCGTTACACGATAAGAAACCGGCACCGCTTCTTTCTCACTATTGCAGTATCATCACTAGCTTG GAATTTTCACCGGATGGTCGTTTTATTTTAAGCGCCGATCGTGATTTCAAAATTCGC GTTACTAATTTTCCCCAGAAGCCCTTAAATGGAGCTCACCAGATACAAAGTTTCTGTCTCGGTCATACAGA GTTTGTTTCCTGCCTTGCCTTCATTCAGGCTCAGGAATGCCCTCAAGGCCTTCTTCTCTCTGGCAGTGGTGATTCCACA GTTCGATTGTGGAATATTGACTCTGGAGCACTTCTAGATACTTGTGAGGTTGCAATCAAG GCAGGGCTTTTAGAGTCTAATGGTAAAGCAGAGGAGCATGGCCATGCTGTTATTGATTTATGCACTGTCCTGGATGGTTTGATTGTTGCAGTGGCCATTCAGAG CTTGCAAGGAATAGTATTGCTGAGTTGCAATGTTTGTGCACAAACTCTTTCTTTTGCCAAG GTGGtttctgttgctggagaggccTTTGTCCCTACCTGCTTGGGGAGCAGCCCCTCTATAAGGAAATTGTGGATGGTTACAGGTGTCTCTGGTCTACCTGGTTGTAATTATCTCTCTTTGGCTCGTGTGCGAGTAATTTCTGGTATTGATGTTGAGCAAGAGCCAGTTGTTCCGGGAGATGATAACATACCCGGGGGAGAAAAACTACTAGAAACGCTGCAAGGATCTGCATCCGTTGATGACAGTGCTTTTCTAGCAACAGCTGAAGCTGTCAAAACAGCAATGTGCAAcctattgataaaaaaacaataccCTTCAGAGAATAGAGAATATAGGAAGAAAAGCAGAAATGATAGAAAACTAAAGGGCTAG
- the LOC114399583 gene encoding uncharacterized protein LOC114399583 has translation MAFQIRVILATLIVASVNLVYGQVSTSCTTSMMSSFTPCANIITGSTNNGLVPPSTCCDLLRSLMSTNMDCACMVISANAPFFQQPLSQALALSLSQACNINGVPLQCKASGSPLLVPGPAVLGPNSPTLPSIATSPLSPQDSRMVAMGKAQKYENMQLARELSPASSPVEAETPTRTRIPQIRPVLTPRPSASHSSFASPSAFPFFIGILVFGIY, from the exons ATGGCTTTTCAAATACGGGTGATACTAGCAACCCTTATAGTGGCTTCAGTAAATTTGGTTTATGGTCAAGTTAGCACGTCCTGCACAACATCTATGATGAGCAGTTTCACACCATGTGCAAACATCATTACAGGAAGCACTAATAATGGTTTAGTGCCACCAAGTACGTGTTGTGATTTATTAAGGTCTTTGATGAGCACTAATATGGATTGTGCTTGCATGGTTATCTCTGCCAATGCTCCATTTTTCCAACAACCCCTTAGCCAAGCTCTTGCCCTCTCCCTTTCACAAGCATGCAACATTAATGGAGTTCCTTTACAGTGCAAAG CTTCTGGTTCCCCTTTACTAGTTCCAG GCCCTGCAGTTCTTGGACCGAACAGCCCAACTCTCCCTTCAATTGCTACATCACCCTTAAGCCCACAAG ATTCAAGAATGGTGGCTATGGGCAAAGCAcagaaatatgaaaatatgcAATTGGCACGGGAACTGTCACCAGCATCATCACCAGTGGAAGCAGAAACGCCCACAAGAACTAGAATTCCACAAATCCGACCAGTGTTGACTCCACGTCCTTCAGCATCTCATTCATCTTTTGCTTCCCCCTCAGCTTTTCCATTCTTCATAGGAATCCTGGTTTTTGGCATCTATTAG
- the LOC114398087 gene encoding F-box/kelch-repeat protein SKIP30-like — MSGLIEGLPDAVAIRCLARVPFYLHPVLELVSRSWQAAICSPELFKARQEVGSTEDLLCVCAFDPENLWQLYDPMQDLWITLPVLPSKIRHLSNFGAVSTAGKLFVIGGGSDAVDPLTGDQDGCFATDEVWSYDPVAREWASRASMLVPRSMFACCVLNGKIVVAGGFTSCRKSISQSEMYDPDKDIWIPMPDLHRTHNSACSGVVIGGKVHVLHKDMSTVQVLDNAGPGWTVEECVWLQGQMAVVGDALYVMSHGLIFKQDKEVRKVVGSASEFRKRIGFAMTGLGDDLYVIGGFIGPDRWNWDIKPLSEVDVLTLGSERPTWRQAARMTRCHGTILGCTLLRI, encoded by the coding sequence atgtctGGACTGATCGAAGGACTTCCTGACGCTGTTGCAATTAGGTGCCTTGCACGTGTTCCCTTCTACCTCCACCCAGTGTTAGAGCTTGTCTCTCGATCTTGGCAAGCAGCTATTTGTAGCCCTGAACTATTTAAAGCTCGGCAGGAGGTTGGTTCGACTGAGGATCTGTTATGTGTCTGTGCTTTTGATCCAGAGAACTTATGGCAGCTGTATGACCCTATGCAAGATCTCTGGATTACACTTCCTGTTCTTCCCTCAAAGATCAGGCACCTTTCCAACTTTGGCGCTGTTTCTACTGCTGGAAAGTTGTTTGTGATTGGTGGTGGAAGTGATGCTGTTGATCCTTTGACTGGTGACCAAGATGGTTGTTTTGCAACAGATGAAGTTTGGTCATATGACCCTGTAGCCCGGGAGTGGGCCTCTCGTGCATCAATGCTCGTTCCCCGTTCTATGTTTGCATGCTGTGTTTTGAATGGAAAAATTGTTGTGGCTGGGGGCTTCACTAGCTGCAGAAAATCAATATCTCAATCAGAAATGTATGATCCTGACAAGGATATTTGGATTCCAATGCCTGATCTTCATCGCACTCATAATTCGGCCTGTTCAGGAGTAGTGATTGGTGGAAAGGTGCATGTGCTGCACAAGGATATGTCAACAGTGCAAGTTTTAGACAATGCAGGGCCCGGGTGGACTGTCGAGGAATGTGTGTGGCTCCAAGGTCAGATGGCAGTTGTCGGTGATGCACTTTATGTGATGAGCCATGGATTAATCTTCAAGCAGGACAAAGAAGTGAGAAAGGTTGTAGGTTCAGCATCTGAGTTTCGAAAGAGAATTGGCTTTGCAATGACTGGACTAGGTGATGACTTATACGTGATTGGAGGCTTCATTGGACCAGATAGATGGAATTGGGACATTAAGCCATTATCCGAAGTTGATGTTCTCACACTTGGAAGTGAGAGACCAACTTGGCGCCAAGCAGCTCGGATGACACGGTGTCATGGTACTATTCTTGGTTGTACGCTGCTGAGAATTTAG
- the LOC114399692 gene encoding non-specific lipid-transfer protein 3-like, producing the protein MASRRIEMLLSMSLVMALWGVTLAQSDQSSCTNVFISLSPCLDYVTENASIPSSSCCSQLAFVVRSQPLCLCEVVNGGASSIAASFNINQTRALALPTSCNVQTPSISSCSASASSSQGVSVSNFPNSPSGIGSNTVSSTTGGSRSVGASYHGNSSSTKLPCSLFVMFVLATTLTFTFKTTI; encoded by the exons ATGGCATCTAGAAGAATTGAGATGCTGCTGAGCATGTCCCTTGTGATGGCTCTTTGGGGTGTCACATTGGCTCAATCTGATCAATCAAGTTGCACCAATGTGTTCATAAGTCTTTCTCCCTGCCTTGACTATGTAACAGAAAATGCCTctatcccttcttcttcttgttgctCTCAACTTGCCTTTGTGGTGAGGTCACAGCCACTATGCCTATGTGAGGTTGTTAATGGTGGTGCATCATCTATTGCTGCAAGTTTCAACATCAATCAGACTCGAGCTTTGGCACTCCCCACTTCTTGCAACGTTCAGACACCTTCTATTAGCTCCTGCAGTG CCTCAGCTTCTTCCTCTCAAGGTGTTTCTGTTTCCAACTTTCCGAATTCCCCTTCAG GAATTGGATCTAACACTGTTTCATCAACGACCGGAGGCAGTAGAAGTGTCGGTGCCTCATATCATGGAAATTCAAGTTCAACAAAATTGCCATGTTCTTTGTTTGTCATGTTTGTCCTTGCAACGACTTTGACTTTCACATTCAAGACCACGATCTAG